The sequence ACGACACCTCCCAAAGAACTCACCTTTCACGCCCAAGGGGTCGGCCGGCCCGGAGGGACAGCCGTCCTTTCGACCAGAGACACGCTCATCGAAGGCGATGGGAAACCCGGACCGAGCGACACGCTCCCCGGACCAGGTGACCTCCTCGGAGTGGCATTCGCCGAGTGCGCTCTGAAGAACGCAGTTGGGTTCTCACACAAGACCGGCTTCACCTACGAGGAGATGACCTTCGACATCTCCGTTGTCAAGGTGGTGAACCCGCCACACATCCGCAAGATCGAGTACGCGATCACCGTCGTCACCGACGAGCCGGACGAACGCGTCGATGCCCTCCACGAGAACCTGCGCTCGATCGGCACGCTCTACAACACGCTCATCAAAGCGTGTGAGATCACCGGCGAGATCCACGTCGTGCACCCCGCGGCCGCCGAGCACTGAAAGAAGAAGAGACCATGCCCACTCACAATCCGGCTCTCCACGGCGGGGTTCACAAGCTTCAGGAACACCTCAAGAGGTACCTGCTCTGGTACGCGACTGCGGCGATCGTCGTTGGTTGGGGTCTCGGCTACCTCGACCAGCCCTTCACGAAAGCTCACCAACCCGGACTCAAAACCCTGATCACCGTCGTGGTCTTTCTGATGATCTATCCGATGATGGTCAACATTCGTCTCGAAGCTCTCGCCAAAGCGTTCAAGAACCTCAAAGGGCTCGGACTGACCCTCGGCTATAACTTCGTGTGGGCGCCAATCCTCGGCTACATCCTCTCGAAGATCTTCCTCAACGATCCCGAGGTCGGGTTCGGGTTCCTCCTCGTGATGGTGGTGCCGTGTTCGTCAATGAGCATCGGCTACACGGGACTGTCGAAGGGAAACCTGGAGCTGGCGACGGTGGCCGTGGCGACGAGCTTCGTCGCCGCGATCGCGGCGATCCCCTTCTGGCTGAGTGTGCTCGGCGGAAGCTTCGACGTGCCGATCCCGATGGGACTGCTCATGAACGCGATCCTGACCGTGCTTATCCTCCCAATGATCCTCGGCTACCTGACCCGCATCGGTCTCATCAGATGGCTCGGCGAGAAGAAGTTCCGTAGGGTCGCGCCGATCTTCCCGTCGATCACCCTCATCTCGATGTACGCGATCATCTTCCTCATCTTCTTCATGAAGGCAGGCGTCCTCGTACAGAAGTGGCAGCTCATGCTCTGGCTCATCGTCCCGAACCTCGTGTTCGTCATCGCCACCCTGGCGTTCATCACCTGGGCCAACCGGAAGGCGCATCTCTCCTACGAGGACCACATGGGCCTCGTCTACGCGAGCACCGGGAAGAACAACGGTACGGCCATCGCCTTGGCGACCGCCGCGTTCTCCCCACTCGTCGCCATCCCGGCGGCCACCTTGCCGATCTTCCAGATCATCTTCCTGGTCGCATATCTCAAGATGGAAGACCGCATCCGTCGATACTTCGGGGCCCCTCCGACTGCAACGCCGGACGCCGCCCTGACCTCAGGAGGTGCCTGATGTTCAACAGAGTCCTGTTCGCTACCGACTTCTCGGACCACGCCGAGACAGCCAAGAAGGTGGCCGCCACACTCGCCCGCGAAGACGGCAACAAACTCTGGGTGCTCACCGTGCTCGAACCGCTCGACGAGCCGCTCACCATGGTCGACGAGCCACCGATGGTCTCCCCCGAAGTCTGGGAGATGGAGGTCGAGGAAGAAGAGGTCGAACTCGAACACGAGGATGCCGTCCGACTCCACCAAGACGTCGCCGAATTGGAGGCAGCCGGGCTGGACGTGACAGAGATAATCCGTGTGGGAGATCCTGCCAAGGAAATCCTCGATGCGGCCGAGGAGATCGGGGCCGACGTGATCGTGCTCGGATCCCACAGCCGCCGAACCATCCGGGACGTCCTCCTCGGTGACACGGCCGCTCACGTCGCCAAGCACGCATCGTGTCCCGTGCTCACCATCTGCTCATGCGGCGAGGGCCGGAAGCGAAGCCCCAAACAAGCGCCCCGAGACTGAGGCCCAGGAGTGGGCACCAACATTGGAAGAAGAAGACGAAAACATGCAATCGATCAAGACACTCCACGACTTCCTGCAGAAGTACCTGATCCTCATCGTCCTGGTCATCGCCGTCGGTGCCAGTGCGTGGGGGATCGGCTCCCCTGAGGTATTCAAGCCGCTGAAGGGTTCACTCCCCTATGCCCTGTTCGCCATGCTGTACCCGATGATGATCGGGATCAACCTGCGATCCATGGTGCTGCACACCAGCCCACAGAAGACCCGGTACCTGATCATCCTCACCGTCGCCTACGTGCTGGTATTTCCGGCACTCGCATGGGTGACAATGAAGTTCCTCGGATGGGTGATGCCCAGCATCGATCCGGCCTTCATCGCCGGCATCGTGCTCATCTCTCTCGCGCCGATTCCGAGTTCGGCTCCGGCGTTCACCGGGATGGCCGGTGGCAAGACCCAACTGGTCGTCATCGGCGTCGCCTGGACGTTCGTCCTGTCGTTGTTCGTGATGCCGTTCTACAGCCACCTGCTACTCAACGCTGTCATCTCGGTGCCTGTCTGGACGATGGTGAAATCGCTGCTCATCTACATCATCGTGCCGTTGGCAGCCGGGCAGTTGACCAAGTACGCGCTGCTGCACTATCGGGGTGAAGACTCGGTCAAGCAGCTCAAGCCCGCATTCTCAACCCTCGCGGTCTTCGGCACCCTGTGGATGGTGTTCGTCGTCTTCGGGCTGAACGGAAGGCTCCTGTCGCAGAACGTCGGACTGATCATCGTCACGGCACTGGTCATGAACGTGGTGTTCCTGCTGCGCATGGGCGGCAACTACTTCGCCGGAAGGTTCGTCGGCCTCGGACGGGAGTACGACGCGACGCTGTTCTACTCGGCCGGATCGAACATGACGATCGCCACCGCGATCGCCATCGCCACCTGGGGTCCGCTCGCCGCCGTCGGGGTCGCCATGGGCGGACCATTCAGCGACATGCTGATTATGGTGTTGTTCATCGGCGTCTTCGCACGGATGTTCCAACGGCGCGCCGCCGCCGAGTCGGACGCCGTGGCCAGCGAACAGGTAGCCTCACTCCAAGCCGCGGACCCGGAGCAGGACCGAACCGATGCCTGAGCAGTCCTCTCCAGCCGTCGATTCCGGGCGGCGGACGGCCCCGCCTCCGCTGCCCGCCTTCGCGTGGGCGTTCCTCAAGATCGGGTTGACCGCCTACGGCATGGCCGTCCTCCAGCAACTCAAGGCGCTCCTCATCGGACGCGGGTGGCTGAGTCAGGAGGAGGTCGATGAGGGCTTGGGCATGGTTCAGATCTACCCAGGCCCGTTCGTCTACAACCTCACCACATACAGCGCATACCGGATTCGAGGACTGGTCGGTGCCGTGATCGCCACCTCGATGTTCCTGATCCCCGCATATCTGGAGATGACCGGACTGTCGTGGCTCTACTTCACCTACGGATCGGTCCCGTGGGTCCATCCTCTGTTCATCGCCCTCGAGGCGATGGTGGTCGGCGTCGTGCTCCATGTCCTGCTCGACTTTGGCTCCCGGTACCTGAAGGATCTCCGCGCCGCAACAGTCGCAGCTACTGCGTTCTTGCTCATCTTGTTCGGCGTGAACGCCCTGTTCGTCGTACTCGGCGCCATCGTGGCCGGCATCGCCATCTATTGGGGTCAACCGGCCGGCAACGGGCCCGGGTCTCCAACCGACGGCGATCTCAACATCCCGGGCCGCTTCTCGAAGCGCATGGCCGGCATCCTGCTTGTCGCCGGAGCAATGGGAGTCGTGCTCGCAGTGGGGATCCTCTCAGGCGGGGACATCGCAGAGCTGACCTCGTCGATGTTCCAGATCGGCGCGGTGGCGTTCGGAAACGGCATGACCATCATGCCGCTACTCCAGCAAGTGGCCGTCACCACCCACCCCTGGCTGACAATGCCCCAATTCGCCGACGGAATCGCCTTCGGTCAGATCACACCAGGGCCGTTCTTGATCACCTCGACGTTCATCGGCTACAAGGTGGGGTTCCTCTGGGGCAGCCTGATCGCCACCGCCGGAATGTTCTTCCCATCGTTCCTCTACACGCTCATCATGACCGAGATCTACGGCAAGATCCGTCACAACCCGATGATTCGACACGCCCTCAAGGCAGTATTGGCCTCGTTCACCGGCATGTTGGTGTTTGTCGTTCTCAGCCTCGGAAAGGTGAGTCTTGTCGGTCCGACCGCCTACATCTGGGCAGTCGGTGCGTTTGTTCTCGTCCGGTTCTCCAGGGTCAACCTGCTGTGGGTCTTCGCCGGGGGCATTGCCGCCGCAATAGTGCTCGACGCGTTCGGGATCACATTGGGATGAGACTGCTCGAGCGATCACCGACTTGGCACACAAGCACATACTGGTCGTCACCATGGAAGAAGGAGTGAATCGATGTTGACAGCACGCTGCGGTGTCGAGAGTTTCGAAGACCTTCCTTTGTTAGCGCCCAGTCGGTAGCCGCCATGAACTATGCGGTCATCGCCCTTGTCGTCTTTCTTTTGGCAGGGTTCATGGCGATGGCCGGGCTCGGGGCTGCTTTCCTGATCATTCCGATCTTCTACTACATGGGTGTGCCGCTACCTACCGCGATTTCGATGGGGCTCCTACTCAACGTGGTAGCCCTCGCCTTCGCGACCCCCGGGCACCACCGTGCCGGCAACATCAACTATCGGGTCGGCCTGCCAATCGTGGCGTTCGCGGTCCTCTTGGCACCTGTAGGTGCCCACGTGGGAACGAGGATCAACCATGAGCTACTGATTGGAGGCTTCGCTGCGTTCCTGGTGGTCGCCGGCGCCATGATGCTGTTCCGTCGACAACCAAAAGCACGCCTGCAATCATCACGAGCCGTCGAGATCGCAACGGGATCGACCGTTGGTGGAGGCGTCGGATTTCTCGCCGGCCTCCTTGGTGTGGGAGGCGGCAGCTTTGTGCTCCCCGTACTCCACGGCGTAGGCGTAGAGCCAAGAGAAGCCGCTGGCACAACGGCGCTGGTCGCTCTGACTTCGTCACTCTCAGGCTTCGCGGCCAGGGCCACACTCACGGCCCTCGATCCGGTCTTCGTCATTGTGGCGGGGACTGCCGCAGCCGCGGGCGCGGTAGTTGGCATTCGCGTCGTCTCGGTGCACCTGTCCAACACCGCGTTGAAGCGGATGATCGGAATCGTACTTTGGCTCGTAGCGGCCAAGATGCTCATCGACATCATCTGAACTACACGGAGTGTCGTGCAACAGGCAGCGGCCGGCTACAAGACCTGTGCGAGGAACTTCACACCAACGCCGATTAGCAACGGGCCGACAATCAGTGTGACGATGTGGTTGAGCTTCGGTGACCACACCTTCCCGACCACCAAAGCTGTCAACGCGATCACCGTAAACAGATAGAGAGCAAGCAAGAGGCTGCCCTGTTCGAGCGGATAACCAAGCCCGATTTGTGTGAAGAGCGCAGCCCATGCGCCGCTCAATGCCGCAACGGGAGCGGTCCAAACTTCATGCGACACATCGTCTCTCTCCGGGATCGGTTTCACGAGCAGCAAGCGGAGTCCGACAAGGATCGCATACCCGCCCAAAACCCCGATGAGGAGTTCGGGACTCGCGTCGATCGCGAGTGCACGGCCGGCCGCGCCCCCCAAGACAGCTGGGATGATGACAACCCGCCAGTTGGCATGCTTCAGAACCTCTCGCTGGCGCAGAAGCATCATCAAGGCCGCAAGTGATACGACAACGAGGTTGATGATGATCGCCTCATGAATCGGTCTCGACCTCCACGCGGGTGGGAGAGGAATCCGCCTCGGTTCGCCTCCGGGTAGGCTGGTGAGACTGGCTGACGGGAGGGTCCATGTCCGAGTATCTGCCGCAGACGTATCTGGAGTTTCGTACGACCTACCCTGAGGTGAGCGGCGCACTTGATCACCTCGGTGGGGCCGTGGACGCCGCCGGTCCGCTCGATGCTCGTACGGCGCGACTTACCAAGCTGGGAATCGCAATCGGTGCACTCGCCGAAGGCGCCGTCCGATCCAATGTTCGCAAGGCGGTCTCTGCCGGCGCGACTCCCGACGAGATTCGTCAAGTCGCGTTGAGCGCGATCACCACTGTTGGTTTCCCTGCTGCGATCGCGGCACTCGGTTGGATTGACGAGGTCCTGAAGGCAGACTGAAGTCGGTACACCTCTCGGTAGGTACTATCTCGTCAACCCAGGAGGGACGATGGTCTTCTTCGAGCAGTCGGCACGGGCCGTGGGCCCCGGCGAGGGCTTCTCACTGAGTCCACCAGTCGTGTCGATCGTCGCGAAGTCGGGGACCGGGAAGACGACCCTGCTCGAGAAACTCCTTCCGGAGTTGAGGGTGCTCGGTCTCACCGTTGGGGTTCTCAAACATCACAGCCACGTGTCGTCGTTCGACGTCCCTGGCAAAGACACATACCGGCTCGCCGAGGCAGGCGCCGATATCGTCGTGGGAGCCAGTCCTGTCCAGGTTGCCGTGTTCCGCAGGGAGAACGGGTCGGGCGACCTCGATGCAGTCATCGCGCGGTCCTTTGCGGGCATGGATCTGGTCCTTACCGAAGGCTACAAACGAGGCCCATACGCCAAGATTGAAGTGCATCGATCGGGACGGAGCAGCGAACTTCTGTGTGATGTCGAAGAGATGCTGGCGCTGGTCACGGATCGATCCTGGGACCTGCCGGTGCCGCAATTCGACTTCGATGATGTGACGGGACTGGCCAGGTTTCTCCTGCAATACGTCGACGGCGGATCATGAAGCTACGGATCGGTGTCACCGTTGTCCTTTGCCTCCTCCTGGCAGCGTGTGCCCCCGCCGGTGTCGCTGCACCGCCCTTCGTTGACTTCTCACAACGACAGCCGGTACCCCCCACCGGAATCGGTGAGGTGAAGCCGTTGCGCGTTGCCGTGGCGGCCATCCTCTCGCCAGAAGGCACCGTAGAGAGCTACAGCGCCCTCGCCGACTACCTGAGCAGCAAGCTCGGTCGCCCGGTCGAGATTGTCCAGCGACGGACCTACCAGGAGATCAACGACCTGCTCCAGGCAGGCGACATCGACGTCGGCTTCGTCTGCACCAGTGCATATGTCTCCGGTCACGACCAGTTCGGACTCCGCCTCCTCGCCGTTCCCGAGATCAGCGGCGAGGCCGTCTACTACTCGACACTCATCGTTGCGGCCGACTCTGTCGCGACCAGCATGGCCGATCTCGAAGGCGCTACGTTTGTGTTCACCGATCCGATCAGCACGACCGGTCGGATCTACCCGACATACTTGGTCAACCTGCTCGGATCGACCCCCGAAGCCTTCTTTGGACGAACATTCTTCACCTACAGCCACGACCGTGCCATCAAGGCCGTCGCCGAGGGCGTCGCCGACGCGGCGGGTGTCGACAGCCTCGTCCTCGACAACGCACTCGCACGCGACCCTGCCCTCGCATCCAAGATCAGAGTGATCCACCAATCTCCGGCATTCACCAATCCCCCGGTCGTCGTCTCCCCCAACGTCAGCCCTCGTAGCATCGCCGAGCTCGAGAATATCCTGTTTTCGATATCGACTGATCCGGCAGCATCAGAGGTGCTGTCAAGTCTGGGAGTCGACAGCTTTGCCCCGGTTGATGACGCCGCTTATGACGGCGTCCGAGACGTGATCGATGAGGTCGCCCGCCATGTCACAGACTCGTAGCCTCGAACGATACGCCGAGCCGGCGATGCAGCTGCTGGGCTCGGTCAGCGTTCGGACGAAAATCCTCGGCATCGTTCTGGCCCTCACCACCGTGCTCGGCCTCGGAGTCACCTGGCAGGTGAGAACCGTCATGAGTCAAGTGCTGCTCGATGAACTCGACAGCAGGGGAGCGTCCGTGGTGAGCGACCTGGCGGGGCGGAGCGTCGATCCCATCCTTCTCAACGACACGTTCTCGCTCCACGAGTTGCTCTCTGAAACTGTGGCGAACCATACCGACATCATGTATGCGTTTGTGATCGATCCCCAGGGCATGGTGCTAGCCCACACCTTCGGAACAGAAGGATTCCCCACCCAACTCCTCCGACTACCCGCTGACACAACCATCTACGACAGCTCCGACGGTCGTATCCACGAGTTCACCGGGCTGATCCTCGACGGCCAAGCCGGCTCCGCCCGAGTTGGGCTCTCCGAAGCTCGGCTGCGGACGGTGATCGACGTGATCACTGGACAGATGCTGCTGACGACGCTCGCGGTGGCTGTCTTCGGGATCGGCGCAGCTATCTTCCTGACGTGGATCCTTACCAGACCGATCCTCGACCTCGTCGCAACCACCAAACGGGTTGGCTCCGGGGACCTGACAGCGCGCGCCAAACAGTGGGCAAAGGATGAGATCGGTGTTCTTGCGGACGCCTTCAACGCGATGGTTGGCGATCTCGAACGAAACCGGGTCACGATTGAAGACAAAGAAGCAGCACGGACTCGTCTCCTCGAGCAACTCATCGGTGCACAAGAGGAGGAACGAAAACGCATCGCGAGGGAACTTCACGACGGGGTAGGTCAGGCCCTCAACTCGCTGGCCC is a genomic window of Gammaproteobacteria bacterium containing:
- a CDS encoding arsenic resistance protein, translating into MPTHNPALHGGVHKLQEHLKRYLLWYATAAIVVGWGLGYLDQPFTKAHQPGLKTLITVVVFLMIYPMMVNIRLEALAKAFKNLKGLGLTLGYNFVWAPILGYILSKIFLNDPEVGFGFLLVMVVPCSSMSIGYTGLSKGNLELATVAVATSFVAAIAAIPFWLSVLGGSFDVPIPMGLLMNAILTVLILPMILGYLTRIGLIRWLGEKKFRRVAPIFPSITLISMYAIIFLIFFMKAGVLVQKWQLMLWLIVPNLVFVIATLAFITWANRKAHLSYEDHMGLVYASTGKNNGTAIALATAAFSPLVAIPAATLPIFQIIFLVAYLKMEDRIRRYFGAPPTATPDAALTSGGA
- a CDS encoding universal stress protein, which codes for MFNRVLFATDFSDHAETAKKVAATLAREDGNKLWVLTVLEPLDEPLTMVDEPPMVSPEVWEMEVEEEEVELEHEDAVRLHQDVAELEAAGLDVTEIIRVGDPAKEILDAAEEIGADVIVLGSHSRRTIRDVLLGDTAAHVAKHASCPVLTICSCGEGRKRSPKQAPRD
- a CDS encoding arsenic resistance protein, with amino-acid sequence MQSIKTLHDFLQKYLILIVLVIAVGASAWGIGSPEVFKPLKGSLPYALFAMLYPMMIGINLRSMVLHTSPQKTRYLIILTVAYVLVFPALAWVTMKFLGWVMPSIDPAFIAGIVLISLAPIPSSAPAFTGMAGGKTQLVVIGVAWTFVLSLFVMPFYSHLLLNAVISVPVWTMVKSLLIYIIVPLAAGQLTKYALLHYRGEDSVKQLKPAFSTLAVFGTLWMVFVVFGLNGRLLSQNVGLIIVTALVMNVVFLLRMGGNYFAGRFVGLGREYDATLFYSAGSNMTIATAIAIATWGPLAAVGVAMGGPFSDMLIMVLFIGVFARMFQRRAAAESDAVASEQVASLQAADPEQDRTDA
- the chrA gene encoding chromate efflux transporter, which codes for MPEQSSPAVDSGRRTAPPPLPAFAWAFLKIGLTAYGMAVLQQLKALLIGRGWLSQEEVDEGLGMVQIYPGPFVYNLTTYSAYRIRGLVGAVIATSMFLIPAYLEMTGLSWLYFTYGSVPWVHPLFIALEAMVVGVVLHVLLDFGSRYLKDLRAATVAATAFLLILFGVNALFVVLGAIVAGIAIYWGQPAGNGPGSPTDGDLNIPGRFSKRMAGILLVAGAMGVVLAVGILSGGDIAELTSSMFQIGAVAFGNGMTIMPLLQQVAVTTHPWLTMPQFADGIAFGQITPGPFLITSTFIGYKVGFLWGSLIATAGMFFPSFLYTLIMTEIYGKIRHNPMIRHALKAVLASFTGMLVFVVLSLGKVSLVGPTAYIWAVGAFVLVRFSRVNLLWVFAGGIAAAIVLDAFGITLG
- a CDS encoding TSUP family transporter, with the protein product MNYAVIALVVFLLAGFMAMAGLGAAFLIIPIFYYMGVPLPTAISMGLLLNVVALAFATPGHHRAGNINYRVGLPIVAFAVLLAPVGAHVGTRINHELLIGGFAAFLVVAGAMMLFRRQPKARLQSSRAVEIATGSTVGGGVGFLAGLLGVGGGSFVLPVLHGVGVEPREAAGTTALVALTSSLSGFAARATLTALDPVFVIVAGTAAAAGAVVGIRVVSVHLSNTALKRMIGIVLWLVAAKMLIDII
- a CDS encoding carboxymuconolactone decarboxylase family protein, which gives rise to MSEYLPQTYLEFRTTYPEVSGALDHLGGAVDAAGPLDARTARLTKLGIAIGALAEGAVRSNVRKAVSAGATPDEIRQVALSAITTVGFPAAIAALGWIDEVLKAD
- the mobB gene encoding molybdopterin-guanine dinucleotide biosynthesis protein B; translation: MVFFEQSARAVGPGEGFSLSPPVVSIVAKSGTGKTTLLEKLLPELRVLGLTVGVLKHHSHVSSFDVPGKDTYRLAEAGADIVVGASPVQVAVFRRENGSGDLDAVIARSFAGMDLVLTEGYKRGPYAKIEVHRSGRSSELLCDVEEMLALVTDRSWDLPVPQFDFDDVTGLARFLLQYVDGGS
- the phnD gene encoding phosphate/phosphite/phosphonate ABC transporter substrate-binding protein codes for the protein MKLRIGVTVVLCLLLAACAPAGVAAPPFVDFSQRQPVPPTGIGEVKPLRVAVAAILSPEGTVESYSALADYLSSKLGRPVEIVQRRTYQEINDLLQAGDIDVGFVCTSAYVSGHDQFGLRLLAVPEISGEAVYYSTLIVAADSVATSMADLEGATFVFTDPISTTGRIYPTYLVNLLGSTPEAFFGRTFFTYSHDRAIKAVAEGVADAAGVDSLVLDNALARDPALASKIRVIHQSPAFTNPPVVVSPNVSPRSIAELENILFSISTDPAASEVLSSLGVDSFAPVDDAAYDGVRDVIDEVARHVTDS
- a CDS encoding HAMP domain-containing protein, with product MSQTRSLERYAEPAMQLLGSVSVRTKILGIVLALTTVLGLGVTWQVRTVMSQVLLDELDSRGASVVSDLAGRSVDPILLNDTFSLHELLSETVANHTDIMYAFVIDPQGMVLAHTFGTEGFPTQLLRLPADTTIYDSSDGRIHEFTGLILDGQAGSARVGLSEARLRTVIDVITGQMLLTTLAVAVFGIGAAIFLTWILTRPILDLVATTKRVGSGDLTARAKQWAKDEIGVLADAFNAMVGDLERNRVTIEDKEAARTRLLEQLIGAQEEERKRIARELHDGVGQALNSLALGISTFPQLHDQAATAARAAELRSITDETLQTVRQLGRDLRPSVLDDLGLAEALRHYVAEFAVLYPEFRVDTHMDITERLAPTIETALYRIVQEAMTNAARHSGGRTISVVISQRDGWARAIIEDDGKGFDVEAVQRAGRSVGIYGMSERADLLNGRVRFESSEQGSTVFVEVPT